The following proteins come from a genomic window of Alosa sapidissima isolate fAloSap1 chromosome 22, fAloSap1.pri, whole genome shotgun sequence:
- the c22h11orf98 gene encoding uncharacterized protein C11orf98 homolog, whose protein sequence is MAPGGKINRPKTELGRKLFKRRRVLGRQKKQKHMITGAVVDKEIITRHHLKKRSSSARANITLSGKKKHKLLKQLAHMDKEKSGMDVTFVQQKAPAPPAASVSTKPKKAKQKKDNGAVDVELMDME, encoded by the exons ATGGCTCCGGGTGGGAAGATAAACAGACCCAAAACT GAGTTGGGAAGGAAGTTGTTCAAGAGACGCAGGGTTCTGGGTAGACAGAAAAAACAGAAGCATATGATCACTGGAGCCGTAGTGGATAAAGAGATCATTACAAGGCATCATCTCAAAAAGAGAAG CTCTAGTGCTAGAGCCAATATTACTCTGTCTGGCAAGAAGAAACACAAGCTTCTGAAGCAGCTAGCGCATATGGACAAGGAAAAATCCGGCATGGATG TGACGTTTGTACAGCAGAAGGCCCCAGCACCACCCGCTGCCTCCGTCTCTACTAAGCCCAAGAAAGCAAAGCAGAAAAAGGATAATGGAGCGGTGGATGTAGAGCTGATGGACATGGAATGA